A genomic segment from Roseibium algicola encodes:
- a CDS encoding ATP synthase subunit C produces MNEFVVALGWFGLFAPVALGAIGSAWGCALGGSAAIGAMLDSDGGYGRFIGVSLMPSSQVIYGIVIMFSLQQPTIDAANGAALFGIGLLSGVTMLYTGIRQGEVLASAIHASKAKPEIFGISLAPAAVLEGFSVFALVFALVLSGSIPA; encoded by the coding sequence GTGAACGAATTCGTTGTGGCTCTCGGCTGGTTTGGGCTGTTCGCGCCGGTCGCCCTCGGCGCCATCGGCAGTGCCTGGGGCTGCGCCCTTGGCGGTAGCGCCGCGATCGGCGCCATGCTGGACAGCGACGGTGGTTATGGCCGGTTCATCGGTGTTTCGCTGATGCCGTCGTCCCAGGTGATCTACGGCATCGTGATCATGTTCTCGTTGCAGCAGCCCACCATTGATGCAGCCAATGGCGCCGCGCTTTTCGGCATCGGCCTCCTGTCCGGCGTCACCATGCTCTACACCGGCATTCGCCAGGGCGAGGTGCTCGCCTCGGCCATTCATGCCTCCAAGGCCAAGCCGGAAATCTTCGGCATTTCCCTCGCACCGGCGGCGGTGCTGGAAGGCTTTTCGGTCTTTGCTCTCGTCTTCGCGCTGGTCCTGTCCGGCTCGATACCCGCTTAG
- a CDS encoding V-type ATP synthase subunit I: MTIVPLVKVNLVGILEDKDKVLEATQEFGALHLIPLTSAQKELEAVPAGRGREASEALRWLMDSMAQRRPVTHLDDFDLETVVEKTLANRKALRDCEDRVARLDQRIQDVEPWGEFSFSDLAEIGEHRLWFYVVPNAKIKLIDPSDKILEIVHRDKYRSYIVLLSPEEPAANAMPVPRVHVGAEALSVLRRQHEDATIQLEELELQRQALTKWRFVLAQNLAAARDHSARHRASLETADTEQVFVLQAWARRDQVAEVRTLSDSLGIALLVTDVEEADAPPTLLDNRPALEAGEDLVEFYQTPGYRGWDPSAIVYVSFVIFFGMIMTDAGYGLLLLLLLYLFRVRFKGSALGRRMFRMSVWLMISTAAFGVATGSYFGVAPPEGTFLARLKVLHLKDVDTMMKITLTIGVTHIVIANLMRAWHETSLSGRLQPVGWCLVALGGLATFLGQGTPIAVAGPVAVVGGLLLVGIFGSDRKVTSLKTGGLRVFDGLASLARIVNIFSDVLSYMRLFALGLAAASLAETINSLSGQLNHAVPGVGLLIAIAVLVLGHAINIGLGLIAGCVHGLRLNVIEFFNWGLKDEGTPFRPFKKEETRL, translated from the coding sequence ATGACCATCGTCCCGCTCGTCAAGGTGAATCTGGTCGGCATCCTTGAGGACAAGGACAAGGTGCTGGAAGCCACGCAGGAATTCGGTGCCCTGCACCTGATCCCCCTGACTTCGGCACAAAAGGAACTGGAAGCCGTTCCCGCAGGCCGGGGGCGCGAGGCGAGCGAAGCCCTGCGCTGGCTCATGGACAGCATGGCGCAGCGTCGTCCTGTCACCCATCTTGACGACTTTGACCTGGAAACGGTGGTCGAAAAGACGCTTGCCAACCGCAAGGCACTTCGTGACTGCGAAGACCGGGTGGCGCGCCTTGACCAGCGCATTCAGGATGTGGAGCCCTGGGGCGAATTCAGCTTTTCCGACCTGGCCGAAATCGGCGAGCACCGGCTGTGGTTCTACGTGGTGCCCAACGCCAAGATCAAGCTGATCGATCCTTCCGACAAGATCCTGGAGATCGTCCACCGCGACAAGTACCGCAGCTATATCGTATTGCTTTCTCCGGAAGAACCGGCGGCAAATGCCATGCCGGTGCCGCGCGTTCACGTGGGGGCCGAGGCGCTCTCGGTGCTTCGGCGTCAACATGAAGATGCGACCATCCAACTGGAAGAGCTGGAGCTGCAGCGTCAGGCTCTCACCAAATGGCGGTTCGTGCTGGCGCAGAACCTTGCCGCCGCCCGAGACCATTCCGCCCGCCACAGGGCGTCGCTCGAAACAGCGGACACCGAACAGGTCTTCGTGCTTCAGGCCTGGGCGCGGCGGGACCAGGTCGCGGAAGTCCGCACGCTTTCGGACAGTCTCGGCATCGCCCTGCTGGTGACGGATGTCGAAGAGGCCGATGCGCCGCCCACGCTTCTCGACAACAGACCTGCTCTGGAAGCGGGAGAGGATCTGGTCGAATTCTACCAGACCCCCGGCTACAGAGGGTGGGACCCTTCGGCAATCGTCTATGTTTCCTTCGTGATCTTCTTCGGCATGATCATGACGGACGCGGGCTATGGCCTGCTTCTTCTGCTGCTGTTGTACCTGTTCCGGGTGCGCTTCAAAGGTTCGGCGTTGGGCCGGCGCATGTTCCGGATGTCCGTCTGGCTGATGATCTCGACAGCGGCCTTTGGCGTGGCAACGGGTAGCTACTTCGGTGTTGCGCCACCCGAAGGCACGTTTCTCGCGCGTCTGAAGGTGCTGCATCTGAAGGACGTCGACACGATGATGAAGATCACGCTGACCATCGGCGTGACCCATATCGTCATCGCCAACCTGATGCGCGCCTGGCACGAAACGAGCCTGAGCGGTCGCCTGCAGCCTGTCGGCTGGTGTCTGGTGGCACTCGGTGGCCTGGCAACGTTTCTGGGGCAAGGCACTCCCATTGCGGTTGCCGGTCCGGTTGCGGTGGTTGGTGGGCTCCTGCTGGTCGGCATCTTCGGCAGCGACCGCAAGGTGACATCGCTCAAGACCGGCGGCCTCAGGGTCTTCGATGGCCTCGCCTCGCTGGCCCGTATCGTCAACATTTTCTCTGATGTTCTCAGCTACATGCGCCTGTTTGCGCTGGGGCTTGCGGCAGCGTCGCTTGCCGAAACCATCAATTCGCTCTCGGGCCAGCTCAACCACGCGGTTCCTGGCGTCGGTCTGCTGATCGCCATCGCGGTTCTCGTGCTCGGGCACGCCATCAATATCGGGCTGGGGCTGATCGCCGGCTGCGTGCATGGCCTGCGTCTGAATGTCATTGAATTTTTCAATTGGGGTTTGAAGGACGAGGGCACGCCTTTCCGTCCGTTCAAGAAAGAGGAGACACGCCTGTGA
- a CDS encoding V-type ATP synthase subunit D — MARLALNKSSLARESGQLSEYKRFLPSLELKRLQIMAERAKAKEAAVRLEAEYEERFNALARSLPMMANKHVPLEGLVVLKQAVVGEQNLSGTRLPVLEDIEVETKPYSRLARPHWVDPYVAGMQELLRLNKEREIAKERIARLIEAEAVISRRVNLFEKVLIPQAERNIKKIRMALADAERDAVVRAKISKRKTAARGAETSVAEL, encoded by the coding sequence ATGGCAAGGCTGGCCCTCAACAAGTCGTCTCTGGCCCGGGAAAGCGGACAGCTCTCGGAATACAAGCGCTTCCTGCCGTCTCTTGAGCTGAAGAGGCTCCAGATCATGGCCGAGCGCGCCAAGGCCAAGGAAGCAGCCGTCCGCCTCGAGGCGGAGTATGAGGAGCGTTTCAACGCTCTTGCGCGGTCTCTTCCAATGATGGCCAACAAGCATGTCCCGCTGGAAGGGCTCGTGGTGTTGAAGCAGGCCGTCGTCGGCGAGCAGAACCTCTCCGGCACCCGGTTGCCGGTCCTGGAGGATATCGAGGTCGAGACGAAACCCTATTCCCGTCTGGCGCGCCCGCATTGGGTCGACCCCTATGTCGCAGGCATGCAGGAACTGTTGCGGCTCAACAAGGAGCGGGAAATTGCCAAGGAGCGTATTGCCCGGCTGATCGAGGCCGAAGCGGTTATCTCTCGCAGGGTCAACCTGTTCGAAAAGGTGCTGATCCCGCAGGCGGAACGCAACATCAAGAAAATCCGCATGGCCCTGGCGGACGCGGAACGCGATGCCGTGGTCCGTGCCAAGATCTCCAAACGCAAGACGGCAGCTCGCGGCGCCGAAACCTCGGTGGCCGAGCTATGA
- a CDS encoding V-type ATP synthase subunit B: MLVSHTRIVDIVGDIIRIQVSSTKSASEGRPCLGDLALVDSGDGATSLAQVINIDRDMVSLQVNSGTKGLANNSSVRFLGEPAKVTYSDNILGRVFDGAGQPIDRGPDLSSDPSVPIGGPSANPMKRVLASRMIRTDVPMIDIFNCLVESQKIPIFSVSGEPYNPFLARIGIQADADIVVFGGLGLIFDDYAFFRQQFEDAGVFPRTVMFINQASDPVVERLQVPDMALAVAEKFAVEEGKRVLVLLTDMTAFADAMKEVSIAMERVPANRGYPGDLYSQLARRYEKACDFKGSGSVTILTVTTMPGNDVTHPVPDNTGYITEGQFYLHSGVLDPFGSLSRLKQHVIGKVTREDHNQIMNTMIRFYSGARDAEQKQSMAFELSDYDHQLLKFGGLFRRRFMDINVAMPLEEALDLCWQTLAECFQPEQLLMKQGLIDKYFPKSKPAGGASDEEAA; the protein is encoded by the coding sequence ATGCTGGTCTCCCACACACGGATTGTCGATATCGTTGGCGATATCATTCGCATTCAGGTGTCTTCTACGAAGAGCGCGTCGGAGGGGCGCCCGTGCCTGGGTGATCTGGCACTGGTCGATTCAGGCGATGGTGCGACGTCTCTCGCACAGGTCATCAACATCGACCGGGACATGGTTTCGCTGCAGGTCAATTCCGGTACCAAGGGCCTCGCCAACAATTCGTCCGTACGCTTTCTGGGTGAGCCGGCCAAGGTCACCTATTCCGACAATATCCTGGGCCGTGTGTTCGATGGCGCGGGGCAGCCGATTGACCGGGGCCCGGATCTGTCCAGCGACCCTTCCGTCCCGATCGGTGGACCGTCCGCCAACCCGATGAAGCGCGTGCTCGCCTCGCGCATGATCCGCACAGATGTGCCGATGATCGATATCTTCAACTGCCTCGTGGAAAGTCAGAAGATCCCGATCTTCTCGGTTTCCGGCGAACCCTATAACCCGTTTCTGGCGCGTATCGGCATCCAGGCAGATGCCGATATCGTGGTGTTCGGCGGCCTCGGGCTGATCTTCGACGACTATGCCTTTTTCCGGCAGCAATTCGAGGATGCGGGCGTTTTCCCGCGCACGGTCATGTTCATCAACCAGGCGTCGGATCCGGTGGTCGAGCGCTTGCAGGTTCCGGACATGGCCCTTGCGGTTGCGGAAAAATTCGCCGTTGAGGAAGGCAAGCGCGTGCTGGTGCTGCTCACCGACATGACCGCCTTCGCAGATGCCATGAAGGAAGTCTCCATCGCGATGGAGCGGGTGCCCGCCAACCGGGGTTATCCGGGCGATCTTTATTCCCAGCTGGCCCGCCGTTACGAAAAAGCCTGCGATTTCAAGGGCTCAGGCTCTGTCACCATCCTTACGGTCACGACAATGCCGGGCAATGACGTCACCCATCCGGTGCCGGACAACACCGGCTACATCACCGAGGGCCAGTTCTATCTGCACAGCGGCGTTCTGGATCCCTTCGGCTCGCTGTCCCGTTTGAAACAGCATGTGATCGGCAAAGTGACGCGTGAGGATCACAACCAGATCATGAACACCATGATCCGCTTCTATTCCGGCGCACGCGATGCGGAGCAGAAGCAGTCCATGGCGTTCGAATTGTCGGATTACGACCACCAGCTTCTGAAGTTTGGCGGCCTTTTCCGGCGGCGTTTCATGGATATCAATGTCGCAATGCCCCTGGAAGAGGCGCTCGACCTGTGCTGGCAGACGCTTGCCGAATGCTTCCAGCCGGAACAGCTTTTGATGAAACAGGGGCTGATCGACAAGTATTTCCCGAAAAGCAAACCTGCCGGCGGAGCGTCTGACGAGGAGGCTGCCTGA
- a CDS encoding ethylbenzene dehydrogenase-related protein, which produces MTDQVTDHALELPSSSNSSKKSQTGRHANGADSAAKRPEDRSPPVRSDIGTILLHWTLVIAIVTSLLTGMRLSADAEHAWFSKLFEPILPQGEIWTWHYVSAIFVLAVIFAYAAYMTLGRLKRRISSKKIVVLTLPASTKLRLAAVNVIAYWILFGAVLTLSATGVLLYIGHGGIWVTVHYTAALVVLTYIVAHVVLHYCYGGVAQLLRLFRPQALRRFPGMSRHPLALATALGAIVLVGAVSLDFGTRDSLVVAKGNTLPELDGTLDDPVWQDAAPVFIRTQQGSNLDGTGESTVEVRAVQVGDKIAFAFRWEDKNRSLKRHPLIKREDGWHMLNNRADISDETAYYEDKFSVAFSTTDTFGGGGATHMGPKPLSDKPAAFNHRGLHYTTDGSLVDVWQWKASRGGMLGRVDDMHFATPVEPNEAQAAGKSRYSAGYNPDEGKAFYVYNYIGDPVTHYHGTVGVHRLPIDHKKMTSLMGTIDLSTEVSEDEGSQWWMFENESVPYSPEKDAEIPVGTVIPGVLIQGEYSGSRADLLGGSRWHDGHWTLEVVRNMDTGQSQDLAMKDGLFMWVSAFDHNQTRHTRHSRPVRLTFN; this is translated from the coding sequence TTGACGGACCAAGTGACTGATCACGCCCTGGAACTGCCTTCATCGTCCAATTCATCCAAGAAATCCCAAACAGGCCGGCACGCCAATGGCGCGGATAGCGCCGCGAAAAGACCCGAGGACCGTAGCCCTCCGGTACGCAGCGACATCGGCACGATCCTCCTGCACTGGACGTTGGTTATCGCGATCGTCACCAGTCTGCTGACGGGCATGCGTCTGTCGGCGGATGCGGAACACGCCTGGTTCTCCAAACTTTTCGAACCGATCCTGCCACAGGGTGAAATCTGGACCTGGCACTATGTGTCGGCGATATTCGTTCTGGCGGTTATCTTTGCCTATGCGGCCTATATGACGCTTGGCCGCCTGAAACGGCGGATTTCCTCCAAGAAGATCGTTGTGCTGACGCTTCCCGCCAGCACCAAGCTGCGCCTGGCCGCGGTCAACGTCATCGCCTACTGGATCCTGTTCGGGGCCGTGCTCACCCTGTCGGCGACGGGCGTCCTGCTTTACATCGGTCATGGTGGCATCTGGGTGACGGTGCACTACACGGCCGCGCTCGTGGTGCTGACCTATATCGTGGCCCATGTGGTGCTGCATTATTGTTATGGCGGTGTTGCCCAGCTGCTGCGGCTGTTCCGTCCGCAGGCGCTGCGCCGCTTCCCGGGCATGAGCCGTCACCCGCTGGCCCTGGCGACTGCCCTGGGCGCAATCGTGCTTGTTGGCGCCGTCAGCCTCGATTTCGGCACACGCGACAGTCTTGTCGTGGCCAAGGGCAACACCCTGCCGGAGCTGGACGGCACGCTGGACGATCCGGTCTGGCAGGACGCGGCCCCTGTTTTCATCCGAACACAGCAAGGCTCGAACCTGGACGGAACAGGAGAATCCACCGTCGAAGTACGTGCCGTCCAGGTGGGGGACAAGATCGCGTTTGCCTTCCGCTGGGAGGACAAGAACCGGTCATTGAAGCGGCATCCGCTGATCAAGCGTGAAGACGGCTGGCACATGCTGAACAACCGGGCCGACATTTCCGACGAGACCGCCTACTACGAGGACAAGTTCTCGGTTGCCTTTTCCACCACCGACACCTTTGGCGGCGGTGGCGCCACCCACATGGGCCCGAAGCCCCTGAGTGACAAACCGGCAGCCTTCAACCACCGCGGCCTGCATTACACGACCGACGGCAGCCTGGTGGATGTGTGGCAATGGAAAGCGTCCCGTGGTGGCATGCTGGGACGCGTCGACGACATGCATTTCGCGACGCCGGTGGAACCGAACGAAGCCCAGGCTGCCGGCAAGAGCCGCTACAGCGCCGGCTACAATCCTGACGAAGGCAAGGCTTTCTACGTCTACAACTACATCGGCGATCCCGTGACCCATTATCATGGGACGGTCGGCGTGCACCGGCTTCCGATCGACCACAAGAAAATGACGTCGTTGATGGGCACCATCGATCTGTCCACGGAAGTGAGCGAAGACGAGGGCTCGCAGTGGTGGATGTTCGAAAACGAAAGCGTGCCGTACTCGCCGGAAAAGGACGCGGAAATCCCGGTCGGAACGGTCATTCCGGGGGTTCTCATCCAGGGTGAATATTCCGGCAGCCGGGCAGATCTGCTGGGTGGATCCAGGTGGCACGACGGCCACTGGACACTTGAAGTTGTCCGGAACATGGACACCGGCCAGAGCCAGGACCTTGCAATGAAGGATGGTCTCTTCATGTGGGTCTCTGCGTTTGACCACAACCAGACGCGCCACACCCGCCATTCCCGTCCCGTACGGCTGACCTTCAATTGA
- a CDS encoding 2Fe-2S iron-sulfur cluster-binding protein: MSKSTCTVTINGKAIKANVGDTLIDAGLGGRLVIPHDCCSGQCETCRVRVLSGQIDDMGTREKDTVLGCLSVLEGDAEIAYDPVPLVKTTKGTVESIRPIKDGYLEVRVKTARPVPWLPGQYLRATFAGYPPRDYSPTTPLNLDAEENVLVFHIKVYPDSIVSSKLGKEIAKGHAVKLRGPFGNAFLRRQQNPILLTSTGTGFAPIWSIAVAASLGQTGREIRIIAGSRTRDGIYMRDAVRWLQGRGIPITLTAGDGDDETVRKARPHELVGQLTPDHVVYSAGAPSHVDAMREIALGAGATFYADPFFVAEEESGLLALAGNLIRKASAPFTSASAD, from the coding sequence ATGTCGAAAAGCACCTGTACGGTCACCATCAACGGGAAGGCCATCAAGGCCAATGTCGGCGACACGCTGATCGACGCCGGGCTCGGCGGACGCCTCGTCATCCCGCACGACTGCTGTTCCGGCCAATGCGAAACCTGCCGGGTACGCGTTTTGAGCGGGCAGATCGACGACATGGGCACCCGGGAAAAGGACACCGTGCTCGGATGCCTTTCCGTCCTGGAAGGCGATGCCGAGATCGCCTATGACCCGGTGCCGCTGGTGAAGACCACGAAGGGAACGGTGGAAAGCATTCGGCCGATCAAGGACGGATACCTGGAAGTTCGGGTCAAGACGGCGCGGCCCGTGCCCTGGCTGCCAGGGCAATATCTGCGCGCGACCTTTGCAGGATATCCGCCGCGCGACTACAGCCCGACAACCCCGCTCAACCTGGATGCGGAAGAGAATGTCCTTGTGTTTCACATCAAGGTCTACCCGGACAGCATCGTATCGTCGAAGCTGGGCAAGGAAATTGCCAAGGGACATGCCGTCAAGCTGCGTGGCCCGTTCGGCAATGCGTTTTTGCGACGGCAGCAGAACCCGATCCTGCTCACCTCGACCGGAACCGGGTTCGCACCGATCTGGTCGATTGCCGTTGCAGCGAGCCTGGGCCAGACCGGCCGTGAAATCCGCATCATTGCCGGGTCGAGAACCCGGGACGGGATCTACATGCGCGACGCGGTTCGCTGGCTGCAAGGCCGGGGCATTCCGATCACCCTGACGGCAGGCGATGGCGACGACGAGACGGTGCGCAAGGCGCGCCCGCATGAACTGGTCGGACAACTTACGCCCGATCACGTCGTCTATTCGGCCGGTGCGCCGTCACATGTCGACGCCATGCGGGAGATCGCGCTAGGCGCAGGGGCAACCTTCTACGCTGATCCGTTTTTTGTGGCGGAAGAAGAGAGCGGCCTGCTGGCCCTTGCTGGAAACCTTATCCGAAAGGCATCCGCTCCGTTTACCTCGGCTTCCGCAGACTGA